GGAATTTGCGGGACAGACGGAATACTACAACTTTGCGCGGTGGCAGAGTGATAGTCTCGTCGGTCTGCGGGTTGCGGCCCTTACGAGCTTTTTTTGTCGTAAGCTTCAAGTTTTCCGAATCCGCTGATGAGAAGTGCGTGATCTTTTTTGATCGCGCTCTTCATGATATCTAACAGGGATTCTACGAGGTTTTTAACTTCTGCGCGGTTCCTGTCAGTTTTTTCGTAGATAGAATCTACTATGTCAGCTTTTGTAAGGGTTTTCCCTTCCATGTTATCCTCCCATTTTCGTGGGGTAACGGCTCTTATATGTGCTGCCGAATGCTGGTGGCTAAATGCTGTGCCTCTTTAATAGAGTCGTATGCTACCTGTGGCCAATGCTTCAGGCCATCATCACTGAAGCGGGGTATCAGGTGCCAGTGAGCGTGAAAAACAAGCTGACCGGCATCTGGATGGTTGTTCATGAATATATTCAACCCTGTTGCCCCCGTAGTGGCAAGTATAGCTTTGCCAACAACCTGTTGTGCTTTGATGATGGCAGGGGCAAGTTCAGCTGGAATATCAAAGATATTCGCATAATGCTGCTTAGGGATAATAAGCGTGTGGCCTTTGCTTACCGGACCAATGTCTAGAAAAGCCAATACGTTGTCATCTGAGTAAAGTTCCGCGCAGGGAATCTCACCGTTGATGATCTTGCAAAAAATACAATCTTGAGTACTCATAGTGCTGTAATGATTTTTTGTTACATTGTTCTGGTAATCGTCTGGATGATTTTATCTTTTCCAGTCATGTGCCGCGCTGTGTATATACTCAATGTCCATGAGCAATCAAGTTTTTTTACGTAATTTTATATGTTTACACTGTTGACGTGTAAATAGTCGGTTATTTTATGGGAAATTACCCCAGAACCTGCGGGCGTTTCGTCCATTTCTCAATCTTATATATTTTTTTCTTAAAGAAAAAAACTAAAAAAATTAATACATAAAGGTGGTTACGTTCGGAATGATTTTTTCTCACCCAGAACCAGTAAGCCGCAAGACACGGATTCTGCCTGTTTTCATGCCTTTTGCCGGATGCAGAACTCGGTGTGTGTATTGTTCACAAACGGTTCAGACTGGAACAGCTGAATCACAATTGGAAAATATTTACACGTTGTTGCAGCAGACTCTTGCAAGCGCGGAAGACGGTGCCGGGTACGAGGTTGCATTCTATGGCGGAACATTTACTGCAATTCCATTTGAATGGCAGGAACGTCTGGTTTCCCTTGCTGGACAATATATTGCGTCCGGAAAGGTTACAGGTGTTCGCTGTTCAACCCGTCCTGATGCTGTTGATTCAGAACGTTTATCGCAACTACGAAATTTAGGTCTTAAAACTGTCGAGCTAGGCGTACAAACCTATAATAACACAGTTTTAACCAATAGCAAGCGTGGGTATACGGAAGAGGTGATAGTAAGTGCTTGCAATATCGTTAAAAAAAGTTCTCTGAATCTCGGAATTCAGCTGCTTCCCGGTCTTCCGGGAATGGATAAAAAAATATTTCAGACCGATATAGAAAAGACATGTGCCTTGGCTCCGGCAGTTGTTCGTCTCTATCCATGTCTTGTCTTTGAAAATACTGTTTTGGCTCGCTGGTATGCTCGTGGTGAGTTTGCGCCATGGGGATTAGATGAAACAGTTGAGGCTCTGGGAATGGGGGTACTAAAGCTTTGGCAGCATGGTATCCGTGTTATCCGAATAGGAGTTGCTCAGGAAGACGGGCTGACTGACAGCCTCATTGCAGGACCTTTTCATCCGGCTATGGGGAATATGGTGCGGAGTGAAGCGTTGCGATGTTTGCTTGTTGAAAAAATGGAACAGCTTAATAAGCCGTTCTCACGACTTATTTTGCCAAAGCGTTATCAGGGTGAGCTTTGGGGGTACAAAGGGTCGCATAGAGAGTTTTGGAGTCAGCAAGGTATGTCTCCAGAAAATGCTCTGGGTTGGAAACTTCCTGTTTTTCAAATGGATTAGTTTTATATAGCTAGCTTTGAAAGTTGCTGGTTTGAATTGTGGACGAATATCTTGAATGGTTAATCCGTATATTGCTCTTGGGTGGTGTGCGGATTTTTTGCATAAAAAAAGCCGGAGGATTAAATCCTCCGGCTGGAACTGCGTTGTTTGCGCGGCTATGCGCTGACCACAGGGATGCGAACTAGTAAGAGTACTGGAAACCTAAAGCTGCTTTGAATACAGCTTCTTCGCCGGAAACAGATTTGTAATCCGGATTCAGGTAACCGAGTTCTACGATAGCTGCGAGGTTTTCGTACATCTGCCAGTTAGTATCAATGTTGAATTCCCAAGCTCTGTCTTCGTCAGTTGGGAAGGTGTCAACTACAGCAGTGCTAGAGTAATCAGATGTACCCTGCATCCATGCAACTTTAAAGTCATGAGTTACGTTCTCAATGAAGGTAACTTCAGTAATGCCGAGAACAACACCCATGGTGCCGATACCGGAAAGAGTAAATGCGTTATCTGTGGTGTCAAAGAAGCCACCGTCAGTACCGAGGTTGGTCAGAGCAAGACCACCAGCGGAGATTTCTGGCAAGTAGTTACCATCGCCTGTTTCGCTGTCATCATCACCGGATGCATACCAGAGGTCGATAGTAGGAGTGTAGTTTTCCATTTTGTAGTCAGCGTGGAGGAGTGCGTAGAAGCCACTCTGGTCACGGCTGTTAACATTGGTTAAACCAGCAGGCATGTCGGAACCGTTAGACTGACCCCAAACGAAATCAAAAGCTAAATTGAGGCGTTCCCAACAAGCTGACTGAGCAGAAACACCGAGCCACCATACGTCACGATCGTCTGTAGCTAAAGGAATGCCTAAAGGAATTCCTGAGTTAACGTCTGCGTTACGTCCGATTGTAGCGTAAGCAATGTAAGGTACAACAGTAACTGGTTCGAAGTTCAAACCACCGATGATGGTGAATACGTCGTACTTTGTTTTGCTAGTAGGTGTTGCAGGAGTGTAGTTTTCAGTATCTGCTGCACGAGCCCATGCTGCTACAACGTTGAAACGATCTGAGAAAGCGTAGTTAGCAACTACAGCTGCTACGTCGTCATCGAGAACGGGGTTGTTGTTAGCGAGGCCAGGAAATGCGAGACCCTGAAGACCCATACGAAGTGAAAGGGAAGTATGAGGCATCTGGAAATCGAGGTAGAGACGTTTAGTTTCTACGTTTACACCGTCGGTGCCGATAGCACCACCGCTTCCGCGGCCGAAGGTGTCTGTATCACCCCAACGGATGGTACCAACTTCAAGGTAGTAAACACCTTTCAGTGATTCGTTAGCGATGATGTCAATTTTGGTACGCAGACGCTGAATGGCAGTAAAGTAGTCGCCATTGCTAGCTTCGCGTGGATTTGGGTTGTCCAGCCACTCGAAAGCCATGTCGAGAGTACCGGAAGCCTTAAATTCGGTAGCTGAACTTGAAACTACGGCACCAAATACCATAGTACAAGCGAGCATCAGGATAATAATGCGTTTCATGTGTGAAAATCCTTCTTTCTTTAAAACTGCTACAAAGATTATGGTCAGTAATCTTTTGAGATTGTGGTCAATAATCCCAACACAGGTCTGAAGATGTTGTAGCGTAAAATATGGAATGCGCACAAGTTTTTTCTCATTATTTTAAGTAATTATAATAGGTCTCTAATGTCTCGACCCTGATTTGACGCGGTTTTTAGCAAGTAAAAAAAATTAAACGGGGCTAGATTTGCAGTGCTGAATGAGTGAACAGTGGTGGAAAGAGGGCGCTAAAATAAAGTCAATTTAATTAGGTAGTTATGATGTATTTAAATGAAAAGAATATAAAAAAATAAAAAAAAAGACTTGCGGGTAAATTTGAAATTACGTAGAAGCTTTTTCGCTTGAGAGAAACAGCTTTTAGCAAATGCTTATTGCATTGAAAGAAAGAGGTTGACTCATCAAGTTGGATTCACTAATTAGTGTTTCCTTATAGTGGGCGGTTAGCTCAGTTGGGAGAGCATCGGCCTTACAAGCCGAGGGTCACAAGTTCGAGCCTTGTACCGCCCACCATATAATGCGGAGCCGTAGTTAAGTCGGTTATAACGCCGGCCTGTCACGCCGGAGGCCGCGAGTTCGAGTCTCGTCGGCTCCGCCATGAAATTTTAGCGCTTAAGCGAAAGCTTAAGCGCTTTTTTCTATTTCTAGCCCTTAGTTGGCGCTTCAATGTGCTTTCTTTCAAAAGTTCTCTAGAGAACACATGAAGGCAGTCCTCCTTTTCATTGCCTGATCTTCTATCAGATGAAACAATTCTTCATTCGACTGCTTGCTTCACCTTTCCTTCCTTACTACATAAGAATCCAACAACGATATTTATTGGAGTGTGTATGCTTTCCCTTACTTTTGTTTACGAAGACACCAAGCTTGTGGTGGTAAATAAGCCCAGCGGGTTGCTTTCTGTGCCGGGAAAAGGGGAAGAAAATCAAGATTCCGTGGAAACACGAATTCGTGAGCGTTATCCGCACTGCACTAAAATCCCAACTGTTCATCGGCTTGATATGGACACTTCCGGGTTGCTTGTGCTGGCTTTGACAAAGCGTACAAAGCGTGAGCTGTCTGAGCAGTTTCAAAATAGAGAAGTAAGCAAGCGATATATAGCCCTCATTGAAGGGCAGCTTGAAGAAGAAGGCGGTACGATATCTTTGCCGCTGAGGATGGATTTAGCCAACCGGCCTTATAGTGTTGTTGATCTCGAAAATGGAAAGCAGGCTTTGACAGAGTGGCGCAATCTTGGTGTTGAAGGTGTGTATACTCGTGTAGAATTTATTTTGCATACAGGCAGAACACATCAATTGCGTCTACATGCTCTTCATGGCTTGGGTTTTCCTATTGTGGGCGACCGGCTCTATGGAAATGGTACTCAGGCAGGGCAGATGAAGCTACATGCAGCGTACCTGCGTTTTGTGCATCCTAAGACACAAGAAGTGTTAGAGTTTATTTCAGAGCCAGATTTTTAAGGGCAAGCTTACGTTGCGTGATTCTTTTCTGTAATTGCTTGGCAAAGCAGCTTTTTTTATCTGTTGAGAGCCTGTTTGATTGTAGAAAAACACGAAGCGTGCGGGGCTTGCGAAAGAATAGAGAATAAAAAAAGTACTTTTTTCAAGCTTTCTTGTTGACACCTGAGCGGGTTTTCCCTAAAACGTGTCCTCGTTGAATGGGCGGTTAGCTCAGTTGGGAGAGCATCGGCCTTACAAGCCGAGGGTCACAAGTTCGAGCCTTGTACCGCCCACCATTCGATAACGAAGCGGAGCCGTAGTTAAGTCGGTTATAACGCCGGCCTGTCACGCCGGAGGCCGCGAGTTCGAGTCTCGTCGGCTCCGCCACTTGAAAGCAAGAGGCGAAAGCTTCATACAATTGAATATATATTTTTTCTCGTAAGAGAAATGCGGAGCCGTAGTTAAGTCGGTTATAACGCCGGCCTGTCACGCCGGAGGCCGCGAGTTCGAGTCTCGTCGGCTCCGCCACTTTTTAGTAAAGCGGACTATATATAGTCTTGTTTTACGACCGAAAATTTCGGGCGGTTAGCTCAGTTGGGAGAGCATCGGCCTTACAAGCCGAGGGTCACAAGTTCGAGCCTTGTACCGCCCACCATTTTTAAGGACTGGATTTTTATCCAGTCCTTTTTTTTGTCCAATTTATGTTTGCAACGGATTTATGTTTACAGTTGCTCGATAAGAAAATGATTTGGCTCATTGACGATACGTATAGCCATGGCGTTTTTATTGTCGATAAACAGTAGGCTACGTATGTTTCTTATAGAGAAATCCGTTGAAGTAATGTTTCTTCCATATTATGTAGTACGATAGAGTTATGCTGAACACTCTGTCACAGGAATACACTCGAGTTTACTTTTGCGAAGGCTTAATGCACTTCGCTTTTTAACTTACTGTATTTTTTATTATATTTTTGAATTTTTGGAGAATAATCGAATGGCAACCGTAATTACAAGCGATAAAGCACCAGCTGCTGCAGGTCCATACTCACACGCAATCAAAGCTGCAGGTCTTGTCTTCACTGCCGGTCAGCTCGCTATTGATCCTGAAACAGGAAAAGTAGCTGGAGATGCTGAAACGCAGGCTCGCCAGACTCTTACAAATATTAAGCATGTTCTGGAAGCCGCAGGCACTTCATTGGATAGAGTCATTAAAGTTACTGTGTTTGCAACTAAGTTGGAATACTTTGCAGACCTTGCAAAAGTGTACACAGACTTCTTTAACGAGCCGTTCCCTGCACGCAGTGGAATGGAAGTTTCCCGTCTTCCAATGGATTCCATGTTTGAGATCGAAGTTATCGCTGAGAAGTAAGTTAGTTTGTGTGCATGTTGGTTCAGAATAGTTTTTGAATCAGCCAGAGTTATATGTAAACGGCAGTGACGAAAGTTGCTGTCGTTTTTTTGTTATGAGCCTACGGAAATCGAGAGTGTTGCGGGTGGATATTGTGAAGGTGCAGCCATTATATAATGTTCAGGCTCAAAAGACTTTAGTAGGTACTGTAGTTCGGAGAAAAAGTGCATAGAAGTTCGAATTTCTGTTGACTTCGGAGGGCTGTGCATATAGAAACTTCTCCATCGGGCGGTTAGCTCAGTTGGGAGAGCATCGGCCTTACAAGCCGAG
The window above is part of the Halodesulfovibrio sp. MK-HDV genome. Proteins encoded here:
- a CDS encoding HIT family protein, encoding MSTQDCIFCKIINGEIPCAELYSDDNVLAFLDIGPVSKGHTLIIPKQHYANIFDIPAELAPAIIKAQQVVGKAILATTGATGLNIFMNNHPDAGQLVFHAHWHLIPRFSDDGLKHWPQVAYDSIKEAQHLATSIRQHI
- a CDS encoding elongator complex protein 3, whose protein sequence is MIFSHPEPVSRKTRILPVFMPFAGCRTRCVYCSQTVQTGTAESQLENIYTLLQQTLASAEDGAGYEVAFYGGTFTAIPFEWQERLVSLAGQYIASGKVTGVRCSTRPDAVDSERLSQLRNLGLKTVELGVQTYNNTVLTNSKRGYTEEVIVSACNIVKKSSLNLGIQLLPGLPGMDKKIFQTDIEKTCALAPAVVRLYPCLVFENTVLARWYARGEFAPWGLDETVEALGMGVLKLWQHGIRVIRIGVAQEDGLTDSLIAGPFHPAMGNMVRSEALRCLLVEKMEQLNKPFSRLILPKRYQGELWGYKGSHREFWSQQGMSPENALGWKLPVFQMD
- a CDS encoding outer membrane homotrimeric porin, whose protein sequence is MKRIIILMLACTMVFGAVVSSSATEFKASGTLDMAFEWLDNPNPREASNGDYFTAIQRLRTKIDIIANESLKGVYYLEVGTIRWGDTDTFGRGSGGAIGTDGVNVETKRLYLDFQMPHTSLSLRMGLQGLAFPGLANNNPVLDDDVAAVVANYAFSDRFNVVAAWARAADTENYTPATPTSKTKYDVFTIIGGLNFEPVTVVPYIAYATIGRNADVNSGIPLGIPLATDDRDVWWLGVSAQSACWERLNLAFDFVWGQSNGSDMPAGLTNVNSRDQSGFYALLHADYKMENYTPTIDLWYASGDDDSETGDGNYLPEISAGGLALTNLGTDGGFFDTTDNAFTLSGIGTMGVVLGITEVTFIENVTHDFKVAWMQGTSDYSSTAVVDTFPTDEDRAWEFNIDTNWQMYENLAAIVELGYLNPDYKSVSGEEAVFKAALGFQYSY
- a CDS encoding RluA family pseudouridine synthase, translating into MLSLTFVYEDTKLVVVNKPSGLLSVPGKGEENQDSVETRIRERYPHCTKIPTVHRLDMDTSGLLVLALTKRTKRELSEQFQNREVSKRYIALIEGQLEEEGGTISLPLRMDLANRPYSVVDLENGKQALTEWRNLGVEGVYTRVEFILHTGRTHQLRLHALHGLGFPIVGDRLYGNGTQAGQMKLHAAYLRFVHPKTQEVLEFISEPDF
- a CDS encoding Rid family detoxifying hydrolase; translation: MATVITSDKAPAAAGPYSHAIKAAGLVFTAGQLAIDPETGKVAGDAETQARQTLTNIKHVLEAAGTSLDRVIKVTVFATKLEYFADLAKVYTDFFNEPFPARSGMEVSRLPMDSMFEIEVIAEK